A single window of Methanothermobacter marburgensis str. Marburg DNA harbors:
- a CDS encoding zinc ribbon domain-containing protein: protein MDMVYCPSCGERNREGSRFCRNCGTLLEEKPLKSRFMSGDFRESPVKRELQRKEFSDARKEGFEWDTALRGALVLVILMVILGRIFGFMGAIAALMVSVIYVLSSSRRKSQSLMIVFAALLMAAAASALFSI, encoded by the coding sequence ATGGATATGGTTTACTGCCCAAGCTGTGGCGAAAGGAACAGGGAGGGCTCAAGGTTCTGCAGGAACTGCGGAACCCTCCTTGAGGAAAAACCACTCAAATCCAGGTTCATGTCTGGAGATTTCAGGGAAAGCCCCGTTAAAAGGGAGCTCCAGAGGAAAGAGTTTAGTGATGCCAGAAAGGAGGGTTTCGAGTGGGATACCGCCCTGCGCGGCGCACTGGTGCTTGTGATCCTCATGGTGATCCTTGGCAGAATATTTGGATTCATGGGTGCTATAGCAGCCCTCATGGTATCTGTAATCTATGTGCTTTCCTCCTCCAGGAGAAAGTCCCAGTCACTGATGATTGTGTTCGCGGCTCTTCTGATGGCGGCTGCGGCATCAGCATTATTCAGCATATGA
- a CDS encoding radical SAM protein — MNVIESLKEMDILKLMNRASEITLKHHGDIITLERAVFLSWWCERGDCAFCYMSTQKPRIREPSKARRNVNAILAEAEICRRLGWNIEFLSGGYGSFSPEEIKEIAERIRDITGSPVWLNTGITTDLEIYGDEVAGITGALEVANPDLQRKLCPSKPLEDIAEMLEAARDLGFRRGITIILGLGETPDDLRYLFEFIGDLEIDRVTFYALNPHEGTVFENQPQPATLYYAGTVAATRIEFPDLEIITGTWMDNLGSIGPLVLSGANGITKFPLFKMFGTSYGKRVEEEVRWAGRRLAGTFTDVERLRRGRSYPEIDPFIERYVNGCLKNLKLL; from the coding sequence ATGAATGTTATAGAATCACTGAAGGAAATGGATATACTCAAATTGATGAACAGGGCCAGTGAAATCACCCTCAAACATCATGGGGATATCATAACACTTGAAAGGGCAGTTTTTCTCTCATGGTGGTGTGAAAGGGGGGACTGTGCCTTCTGCTATATGAGCACACAGAAGCCACGTATAAGGGAACCATCAAAGGCCAGGAGAAACGTCAACGCCATACTTGCAGAGGCCGAAATATGTAGGAGACTGGGGTGGAACATAGAGTTCCTATCAGGAGGCTATGGTTCATTCTCCCCTGAGGAGATAAAGGAGATCGCAGAGAGGATAAGGGATATAACAGGATCCCCTGTCTGGCTGAACACAGGTATAACCACCGATCTTGAAATATATGGTGATGAGGTGGCAGGTATAACAGGAGCGCTGGAGGTTGCAAACCCTGACCTTCAGAGGAAACTGTGCCCCAGCAAACCCCTGGAAGACATAGCTGAGATGCTTGAGGCAGCCAGGGACCTGGGATTCAGGAGGGGCATCACCATAATACTGGGACTCGGTGAGACACCCGATGACCTCAGATACCTCTTCGAATTTATAGGAGATCTTGAAATAGACCGTGTAACCTTCTATGCCCTCAACCCCCATGAGGGAACGGTATTTGAGAATCAACCCCAGCCCGCCACCCTTTATTATGCAGGAACAGTTGCCGCCACAAGGATAGAGTTCCCTGACCTGGAGATCATCACAGGGACCTGGATGGATAACCTGGGAAGCATAGGCCCCCTCGTCCTCAGCGGGGCCAACGGAATAACCAAATTCCCCCTTTTCAAGATGTTCGGGACCTCCTATGGAAAGCGTGTTGAGGAGGAGGTTAGGTGGGCCGGGAGGAGACTTGCGGGTACATTCACAGATGTGGAGAGGCTCAGAAGGGGGAGATCATACCCTGAAATTGACCCCTTCATAGAGAGGTATGTTAACGGATGTCTGAAAAATCTTAAATTGCTTTAA
- the gatB gene encoding Asp-tRNA(Asn)/Glu-tRNA(Gln) amidotransferase subunit GatB: MKCGLEIHVQLDTRSKLFCRCPTDYQDAPPNTNICPVCLNQPGAKPHPPNRSALEGALKIALMLDCRINPEITYFMRKHYNYPDLPSGYQRTSIPVGLEGELNGVRIREVHIEEDPGQYKPDHGVVDFNRSGIPLIEIVTEPDMRSPEEARNFLRELIRVLEYSGCARGEGTMRADVNISLEGGRRVEIKNINSIKGAYKALKFEMVRQKNLLKRGVEVKQETRAFLESQMITVSMRLKEEAEDYRYIPDPDLPPMHFGDEVVGSVRDGIPEAPHLKVKRFMEEYGLREEDARVLTSELELADAFEEVAASIDPEFAALWMRDELKRVLYYNKVSFAESGISPLNIVELLEMIQKKEVTTKAAKKIIEEMPFNTRSPREIAAEMGLIGIIDESQVIEAVEQAIRENPQAVQDYHDGKEAAINFLVGQVMRITRGKAEPERTVELIKERI; encoded by the coding sequence ATGAAATGTGGTCTTGAAATTCATGTTCAGCTTGACACCAGATCAAAGCTATTCTGCAGATGCCCGACAGATTACCAGGACGCCCCCCCAAACACAAATATATGCCCGGTGTGCCTCAACCAGCCAGGGGCAAAACCACATCCACCAAACAGAAGCGCCCTTGAGGGGGCTCTGAAAATCGCCCTCATGCTTGACTGCAGAATAAATCCTGAGATCACATACTTCATGCGTAAGCACTACAACTACCCGGACCTCCCATCAGGTTACCAGAGGACATCCATACCCGTTGGACTTGAGGGAGAGCTCAACGGCGTCAGGATCAGGGAGGTGCACATAGAGGAGGACCCTGGTCAGTATAAACCGGACCACGGTGTGGTTGACTTCAACAGGTCAGGCATCCCCCTCATTGAAATTGTTACAGAGCCAGATATGAGGTCACCCGAGGAGGCCAGAAACTTCCTCAGGGAACTCATAAGGGTGCTGGAATACAGTGGCTGTGCCCGTGGGGAGGGCACAATGAGGGCCGACGTCAACATATCCCTTGAGGGGGGCCGCAGGGTTGAGATAAAGAACATTAACTCAATAAAGGGTGCCTACAAGGCCCTTAAGTTTGAGATGGTCAGGCAGAAGAACCTCCTCAAGAGGGGTGTTGAGGTCAAACAGGAAACACGTGCATTTCTTGAATCCCAGATGATAACCGTTTCCATGAGGCTCAAGGAGGAGGCAGAGGACTACAGATACATACCTGATCCCGACCTCCCCCCAATGCACTTTGGAGATGAAGTGGTGGGTAGCGTCAGGGACGGAATACCAGAGGCGCCCCACCTCAAGGTGAAACGATTCATGGAGGAATACGGTTTAAGGGAGGAGGATGCAAGGGTGCTGACCTCAGAACTGGAACTTGCAGATGCCTTTGAGGAGGTTGCGGCATCCATAGACCCTGAGTTCGCGGCTCTCTGGATGAGGGACGAACTCAAAAGGGTGCTCTACTACAACAAGGTGAGCTTTGCAGAAAGCGGTATAAGCCCCCTGAATATTGTGGAACTTCTTGAGATGATACAGAAGAAGGAGGTAACCACCAAGGCCGCCAAAAAGATCATAGAGGAGATGCCGTTTAACACCAGGAGCCCCCGGGAGATAGCCGCCGAAATGGGGCTCATAGGAATCATAGATGAATCCCAGGTTATAGAGGCAGTTGAGCAGGCCATAAGGGAAAACCCCCAGGCGGTCCAGGATTACCATGATGGCAAGGAGGCTGCCATAAACTTCCTGGTGGGGCAGGTGATGAGAATCACCCGCGGAAAGGCAGAGCCTGAACGGACAGTTGAACTGATAAAGGAAAGGATCTGA
- a CDS encoding DUF504 domain-containing protein, translating into MAKNVLDLLMWHPKWDIKRCRISYIHRGAQRNLKTVQGSDIERLERGFLVLSNGASIPYHRVVKIVCDNSFIWKKQKKG; encoded by the coding sequence ATGGCCAAGAACGTCCTGGATCTTCTTATGTGGCATCCTAAATGGGATATTAAAAGGTGCAGGATAAGTTACATCCACAGGGGGGCTCAGAGGAACCTCAAAACAGTTCAGGGATCAGATATTGAAAGGCTCGAAAGGGGCTTCCTTGTGCTGAGTAACGGTGCATCGATACCCTACCATCGTGTGGTTAAAATAGTCTGCGATAACAGTTTCATCTGGAAAAAACAGAAAAAGGGATAG
- a CDS encoding CBS domain-containing ParB/RepB/Spo0J family partition protein, translated as MSNKALVKDYMTRDVITVSSDTSTAEIIKLMKETGHDGFPVKDNGTVIGMVTAFDLLIKPWVKTVSEIMSRDVVVADQDMSLNDAARVMFRMGISRLPVIDKEGKLVGIITNTDIVRSHIERSTPMKVNYFKKTLEQLYGVKPEVKRMKVPIEKLRPTQSKVYADELQGRTYEIKRGLAEPTIVVKTGDRYVLVDGHHRTLASYRLGCKEIDSYVIDIKKDMKLGMEKTADLNGVYTLDDIEVIDDAQHPLIAITTSMRKAMAGKKNGG; from the coding sequence ATGAGCAATAAGGCACTTGTGAAGGATTACATGACCCGGGACGTTATAACGGTCTCCTCAGACACATCAACCGCGGAGATCATCAAGCTCATGAAGGAAACAGGTCACGATGGATTTCCGGTCAAGGATAACGGTACCGTGATCGGAATGGTGACTGCCTTTGACCTCCTCATAAAGCCATGGGTCAAAACAGTATCAGAGATCATGTCAAGGGATGTGGTGGTTGCAGACCAGGATATGTCCCTCAATGACGCTGCGAGGGTCATGTTCAGGATGGGGATCTCAAGACTGCCGGTCATAGATAAGGAAGGTAAACTTGTGGGTATAATAACAAACACCGACATCGTGAGATCCCATATTGAACGTTCCACCCCCATGAAGGTTAACTACTTCAAGAAGACACTGGAACAGCTCTATGGTGTTAAACCTGAGGTTAAACGGATGAAGGTCCCCATCGAGAAGCTGCGGCCCACCCAGAGCAAGGTATACGCCGATGAACTCCAGGGTAGAACCTATGAAATTAAAAGGGGCCTTGCAGAGCCCACGATAGTTGTGAAGACAGGTGACAGGTATGTCCTGGTCGACGGTCACCACAGGACACTGGCATCCTACAGGCTGGGCTGCAAGGAGATAGACTCATATGTCATCGATATCAAGAAGGACATGAAGCTGGGTATGGAAAAGACAGCGGACCTCAACGGCGTTTATACTCTGGACGACATTGAGGTTATAGACGACGCCCAGCACCCCCTGATTGCGATAACAACCAGCATGAGAAAGGCTATGGCAGGTAAGAAGAATGGTGGATGA
- the hisE gene encoding phosphoribosyl-ATP diphosphatase: protein MVDEGILREIYAVLEDRRDNPVDSYTSRLMTDDEKRAEDKILEKIGEEAAEVIIASKNNERLVEESADLIFHTLLLLVYKGIPFESLLEEFAARRK, encoded by the coding sequence ATGGTGGATGAGGGAATTTTAAGGGAAATCTACGCTGTACTTGAGGACCGTCGCGATAACCCGGTGGACTCCTACACCTCCAGACTCATGACAGATGATGAGAAAAGGGCTGAGGATAAGATACTTGAGAAGATCGGTGAGGAGGCAGCAGAGGTGATCATAGCCTCAAAGAATAATGAGCGCCTCGTGGAGGAGTCTGCTGACTTGATATTCCACACACTTCTACTCCTTGTATACAAGGGGATCCCCTTTGAGAGCCTGCTTGAGGAGTTCGCTGCAAGAAGAAAATAA
- a CDS encoding GNAT family N-acetyltransferase — MDIVQFEPRFSGTVGRLIYETDRQLFDLFFKNPEGTLEKLLRNGVCWDPERIILATSEGDVLGVLAYDLEGSEFEFIDLFRKLGPIDAMRVMMMDLIDSLSTQKVEDGDLYIASLAVAPEARGQGVGFRLLQEAQMIAEERGLDRLTLDVSPTNTPALNLYSKFGFRFTGKKEIKILKREFHQMELPLH, encoded by the coding sequence ATGGATATTGTCCAGTTTGAACCCCGCTTCTCGGGCACTGTAGGAAGGCTCATCTATGAGACTGACCGGCAACTCTTTGACCTCTTTTTCAAAAATCCCGAAGGGACTCTGGAAAAACTTCTAAGGAATGGTGTCTGCTGGGACCCTGAGAGAATAATCCTAGCGACCAGTGAAGGAGATGTTCTCGGTGTTCTGGCATATGACCTTGAAGGCAGTGAATTTGAATTTATTGATTTATTCAGAAAGCTGGGACCCATAGATGCCATGAGGGTCATGATGATGGACCTCATTGACTCCCTGAGTACCCAGAAGGTTGAGGATGGTGACCTCTACATAGCATCCCTTGCAGTCGCGCCTGAGGCGAGGGGTCAGGGTGTTGGTTTCAGGCTCCTCCAGGAGGCCCAGATGATTGCAGAGGAGAGGGGTCTTGATAGGCTCACGCTGGATGTCTCACCCACAAACACCCCCGCCCTGAACCTTTACAGTAAGTTTGGATTCAGATTCACAGGTAAAAAGGAGATAAAAATCTTAAAAAGAGAATTCCACCAGATGGAACTACCACTTCACTGA
- a CDS encoding winged helix-turn-helix transcriptional regulator gives MVDTMNDDDYICSVEAAINEIGGKWKSLVLCALKDGKLRFSEINRKIPRITQRMLTKTLRELETNGLVNRLVYPEVPPRVEYCLTEKGKSVIPILDELCEWGKRYGTHEK, from the coding sequence ATGGTTGATACCATGAATGATGACGACTACATATGCTCTGTTGAGGCCGCCATTAACGAGATAGGGGGTAAATGGAAGTCACTTGTCCTCTGCGCCCTCAAGGATGGTAAGCTCCGCTTCAGTGAAATAAACCGGAAGATACCCAGGATAACCCAGAGGATGCTCACCAAGACCCTCCGTGAGCTTGAGACAAACGGCCTCGTAAACCGGCTGGTATACCCTGAGGTGCCCCCCAGGGTTGAGTACTGCCTCACTGAAAAGGGGAAATCAGTCATCCCCATCCTCGACGAGCTCTGTGAATGGGGCAAGAGGTACGGTACACACGAAAAATGA
- the larB gene encoding nickel pincer cofactor biosynthesis protein LarB, whose amino-acid sequence MRSILRELLRGEISVEEAERAIESAQLKLGDRVRFDILREKRTGFPEAVFAPGKSDEDIINIIRTVGDVIVTRLPPERAERIMDGLDLGDDYTADYHETARVLAVRSGEPERLGRIGVLSAGTSDIPVAEEARVVAEESGCEVLTAYDVGVAGIHRLLEPLQDMLESDVKVLIVVAGMEGALPSVVAGLVDVPVIAVPTSVGYGVGEGGFAALNSMLQSCSPGIGVVNIDNGFGAAVLAVKILRAFAGD is encoded by the coding sequence GTGAGATCGATTTTGAGGGAACTCCTCAGGGGTGAAATCTCGGTTGAAGAGGCAGAAAGGGCGATTGAATCGGCCCAGCTTAAACTGGGTGATAGGGTCAGGTTTGATATACTGCGTGAGAAAAGAACAGGTTTCCCTGAGGCGGTATTTGCACCTGGAAAGAGTGATGAGGATATAATTAACATTATAAGAACTGTTGGTGACGTTATTGTAACAAGGCTCCCGCCTGAAAGGGCTGAGAGGATCATGGATGGCCTGGATCTTGGAGACGATTACACCGCCGATTACCATGAAACGGCCAGGGTGCTTGCTGTGAGGTCAGGGGAACCTGAAAGGCTGGGTAGGATCGGGGTACTTTCTGCGGGAACCTCAGATATACCCGTTGCAGAGGAGGCAAGGGTGGTTGCAGAGGAGTCTGGCTGTGAGGTTCTCACTGCATATGATGTTGGGGTTGCCGGCATCCACAGGCTCCTTGAACCACTGCAGGACATGCTTGAATCAGATGTTAAGGTGCTGATTGTGGTGGCTGGCATGGAGGGGGCGCTTCCCTCTGTGGTCGCGGGCCTTGTTGATGTGCCGGTTATAGCGGTACCAACATCAGTTGGTTACGGGGTCGGTGAGGGCGGTTTTGCGGCACTTAACTCCATGCTACAGTCGTGCTCCCCCGGGATAGGGGTTGTCAATATAGATAACGGTTTTGGGGCCGCTGTACTTGCGGTTAAAATACTGAGGGCCTTTGCAGGTGATTGA
- the hypF gene encoding carbamoyltransferase HypF, producing the protein MYRAQLTVEGIVQGVGFRPAVYRLAHELGLTGYVRNMGNLVEIVLEGDEERIKRFIERLKAEKPPISRITRINNEMTAIDSPSFSDFSIKESSSESSGTSVIPADVATCSRCLEEIMDEDNRRYLYPFTACTDCGPRFTVIESIPYDRERTSMREFPLCSSCMEEYLNPLDRRYHAEATCCPVCGPRPFLWRGDVIETDNPLKMAAEFLDEGEILAVKGIGGTHLVCRADDEDAVMKLRSRLGRPSQPFACMSPDVPSVEVYACISEAEEKALTSRRRPIVVLNKNSDYPLAPSVAPGLHNIGVMLPYSGMHHVLFRYTAAPAYVMTSANKPGDPMFIRNSEITRGLEGIADYFLLHDRKIINRCDDSVVRFRGGEMAFIRRSRGYAPEPYDLTHLSENLSALCLGPELDVTFSVLKGGQCYVSQHIGNTSRYDTLLFLKDAVNYLMGITGTESVDVIACDLHPQFLTTSYAEELSERFSADILRVQHHHAHALALMLDNGVGECVCIAADGVGYGADGTSWGGEILHCHGPEYSRVGSLMPQKMPGGDLATRYPARMLLSMLLDSYDGDIRELFIERYLDYFPHGEREIDVVLKQMETGLNTGVSSSTGRALDAISAALRICGMRTYEGECAMKLESTAFRAKGELKIPFRIMKRDGRYILDTSGILMDVMDFLESGEKRAEIAHAAQRAVAEGLAEMAVLAAEDLGVEVIGGTGGVFYNEAISLAVRDYVKERGYSFIQHRNSCAGDGSVSLGQAVAAALEYRK; encoded by the coding sequence ATGTACCGTGCCCAGCTCACTGTTGAGGGAATAGTGCAGGGGGTTGGCTTCAGGCCAGCCGTCTACAGGCTTGCACATGAACTTGGACTTACAGGATACGTCAGGAACATGGGAAACCTGGTTGAAATTGTCCTTGAAGGAGATGAAGAGAGGATAAAAAGATTTATCGAGCGTCTTAAGGCAGAAAAACCCCCCATCTCAAGGATAACCAGAATAAATAATGAGATGACCGCCATCGACAGCCCATCCTTCAGCGATTTCAGTATAAAGGAAAGCTCCTCAGAGTCATCAGGGACATCCGTGATACCTGCAGACGTTGCAACCTGCAGCAGGTGCCTTGAGGAGATAATGGATGAGGATAACAGGCGTTACCTCTACCCCTTCACCGCATGCACAGACTGCGGGCCCAGGTTCACAGTGATTGAATCCATTCCCTATGACCGTGAGAGGACCAGCATGCGTGAATTTCCCCTCTGTAGCTCCTGCATGGAGGAGTACCTCAACCCCCTTGACAGGAGGTATCATGCAGAGGCAACATGCTGCCCGGTATGCGGTCCCAGGCCATTTCTGTGGCGTGGAGATGTTATTGAGACAGATAACCCCCTGAAAATGGCTGCAGAGTTTCTTGATGAGGGTGAAATACTCGCGGTTAAGGGTATAGGGGGCACACACCTGGTCTGCCGGGCTGACGATGAGGATGCCGTTATGAAACTCCGCTCAAGGCTTGGAAGGCCCAGCCAGCCATTCGCCTGCATGTCTCCTGATGTTCCCTCAGTGGAGGTCTATGCATGCATATCTGAAGCAGAGGAGAAGGCCTTAACCTCCAGGAGAAGGCCAATAGTTGTCCTGAATAAAAACAGTGACTACCCCCTGGCCCCATCAGTTGCACCGGGCCTCCACAACATAGGGGTCATGTTACCCTACTCTGGAATGCACCATGTCCTCTTCAGGTACACCGCGGCCCCAGCCTATGTTATGACCTCAGCCAATAAACCCGGTGATCCCATGTTCATCAGGAACAGTGAGATAACCAGGGGCCTTGAGGGTATAGCCGATTACTTCCTTCTCCATGACCGTAAAATCATAAACCGCTGCGATGACTCTGTTGTCCGCTTCAGGGGTGGAGAGATGGCCTTCATAAGGAGGTCCAGGGGGTACGCGCCTGAACCCTATGACCTCACCCATCTATCAGAGAATCTGTCAGCCCTCTGCCTTGGACCGGAACTTGATGTGACCTTCTCTGTGCTCAAGGGGGGCCAGTGCTATGTATCACAGCACATAGGCAACACATCACGGTATGACACCCTCCTCTTCCTCAAGGACGCTGTGAATTACCTCATGGGTATAACAGGCACAGAATCCGTGGATGTAATAGCCTGTGACCTCCACCCCCAGTTCCTGACAACCTCCTATGCAGAGGAACTCTCTGAAAGGTTCTCTGCGGACATCCTGAGGGTCCAGCACCACCATGCCCATGCCCTGGCACTCATGCTCGATAATGGTGTCGGTGAGTGCGTGTGTATAGCTGCAGATGGTGTTGGCTACGGTGCAGATGGCACGTCATGGGGTGGTGAGATCCTCCACTGCCACGGCCCTGAATATTCAAGGGTTGGGAGCCTCATGCCCCAGAAGATGCCTGGGGGTGACCTTGCAACAAGGTACCCTGCAAGGATGTTGCTCTCAATGCTCCTGGACAGCTACGATGGGGACATCCGTGAACTCTTCATTGAAAGGTACCTGGATTACTTCCCCCACGGTGAAAGGGAGATTGATGTTGTATTAAAGCAGATGGAAACTGGGCTCAACACAGGCGTGAGCAGCAGTACAGGCAGAGCCCTTGATGCAATTTCAGCCGCCCTCAGAATATGCGGAATGCGAACTTACGAGGGCGAATGTGCCATGAAACTTGAATCAACCGCTTTCAGGGCTAAAGGAGAACTCAAAATACCCTTCAGAATCATGAAGAGGGATGGTAGGTACATCCTTGATACATCAGGCATACTCATGGATGTCATGGATTTTCTGGAATCCGGTGAGAAGAGGGCGGAAATAGCCCATGCAGCCCAGCGAGCCGTTGCAGAGGGGCTTGCAGAGATGGCTGTCCTTGCAGCCGAGGATCTGGGAGTTGAGGTTATAGGGGGAACCGGCGGTGTTTTCTACAATGAGGCCATAAGCCTTGCGGTGAGGGATTACGTTAAAGAGAGGGGTTACAGTTTCATTCAGCACAGAAATTCATGTGCAGGTGATGGCTCAGTTTCCCTTGGGCAGGCGGTTGCAGCTGCACTCGAATACAGAAAATAA
- a CDS encoding ArsR/SmtB family transcription factor: protein MMREKSTEERNMEVILDVMGCKTRREIINLLREEPRFVSEISKELDIGQKAIIEHLRAMEEAGILSSFFRKIERGRPRKYYDISRDIHISITINRNNFRVDVVDDLLQRKQLPPGDEWSRLLNLENKIRNGQWEAIEELKNLIRLYDHLKKRAEDLLREAEMRRKMD from the coding sequence ATGATGAGAGAAAAATCCACCGAAGAGCGGAACATGGAAGTTATACTTGATGTTATGGGCTGCAAGACCCGGAGGGAGATCATAAACCTCCTCCGTGAGGAGCCCAGATTTGTCAGTGAAATATCAAAGGAACTGGATATTGGCCAGAAGGCCATAATAGAGCACCTCAGGGCGATGGAGGAGGCAGGGATTTTAAGCTCCTTCTTCAGGAAGATAGAGAGGGGAAGGCCCCGCAAATATTATGATATATCAAGGGACATCCACATCAGCATAACCATAAACAGGAACAACTTCAGGGTGGATGTGGTGGATGACCTCCTCCAGAGGAAACAGCTCCCCCCAGGTGACGAGTGGTCCAGACTGCTTAACCTTGAAAATAAGATAAGGAACGGCCAGTGGGAGGCCATTGAGGAGTTAAAGAACCTCATAAGGCTCTACGATCACCTCAAGAAACGGGCCGAGGACCTCCTCCGCGAGGCAGAGATGAGAAGAAAGATGGATTAG
- a CDS encoding nucleotide exchange factor GrpE — MCEEKKTDSKPSNNCEDELKELKKRLKELESELAVKEEEISEYVSHLQRLQADFENYKKQKEKQELELIKNANEKLILNLLDVYEDLERAIENRENDGDGLEVIYRKFRDTLRKEGLSEIPAEGEKFDPFLHEAVMVESHDEYDDGIIIEELSRGYRLNDRIIKHSIVKVCKKS, encoded by the coding sequence ATGTGCGAAGAGAAAAAAACTGATTCTAAGCCATCCAATAACTGTGAGGATGAATTAAAGGAACTTAAAAAACGACTGAAAGAACTTGAAAGTGAACTTGCGGTTAAGGAAGAGGAAATCAGCGAATACGTATCACACCTCCAGAGACTCCAGGCCGACTTTGAAAACTACAAGAAACAGAAGGAAAAACAGGAGCTGGAACTCATAAAAAATGCAAATGAGAAGCTCATACTGAACCTCCTGGACGTATACGAGGACCTTGAAAGGGCCATTGAAAACCGGGAGAATGATGGTGACGGCCTGGAGGTCATCTACAGGAAATTCAGGGACACCCTCAGGAAGGAGGGCCTGAGTGAGATACCCGCCGAGGGTGAAAAATTCGATCCATTCCTCCACGAGGCGGTTATGGTTGAGAGCCATGATGAATACGATGATGGAATCATAATAGAGGAGTTATCAAGAGGTTACAGACTCAACGACAGGATAATAAAACATTCAATAGTCAAGGTATGTAAGAAAAGCTGA